Proteins encoded by one window of Cloeon dipterum chromosome 4, ieCloDipt1.1, whole genome shotgun sequence:
- the Stat92E gene encoding signal transducer and activator of transcription 5B isoform X5 — protein MDEDFKSRPSCAYQQAGGSSKRSTVSEEPAAMSLWAKAQHLGEEALQQVRAAYGDHFPIEVRHFLAGWLEEKMWPGFDPENPSYEHFAAELVQTMIIELENKASAMANTDELFLVKMKLNDAINMFKTRYANNNLALVRIIKHCLSSDLKIVQQYESTWNSAGTSAGDSNPSSMPQASASRMMEHQQQHIQPQQQPQMMHNLGSALEATNAEITTQIEYLRSRTQKTAEDCRHIEQQQESFAIKYHECTKVNAQLQHLATQPRTPTTAAAVAKWTEQKEMLEAMLSQFVASVLQMRIQLIDKLKETTSLLNALQTRVLDEELIQWKREQQLAGNGASHVQTNLDSIQDWCDALAELVWANRQQVKEAQRLMSKLNLEPSGLSDLLTPLLSQVTQMLSSLVTSTFIIEKQPPQVMKTNTRFSSTVRLLVGGKLNVHMNPPQVKVSIISESQANSLLKNDKNVKGDSSGEILNSTGSMEYHQATRQLSVSFRNMQLKKIKRAEKKGTESVMDEKFALLFQSQFNVGGGELVFQVWTLSLPVVVIVHGNQEPHAWATVTWDNAFAEPGRPPFTVPEKVPWHAVAEALNMKFKSSTGRALTDDNLRFLGEKAFRAGNSNIQDYSSMLLTWAQFCKEPLQERNFTFWEWFYSVMKVTREHLRSPWTDGSILGFVRKKQAEEMISSCPLGTFLLRFSDSELGGVVIAWYGNQGNGPAVSMLHPFTSKDFAIRSLGDRLSDLQYLTTLYPDTPKDTAFSKYYNPFRDNQPPQKNGYVMPVLVTHVPGMPRFSRWDRLPNSMPSYPSTPQNMFQPQSPEGSVRDTPSVVSGVETTASGMSTVMEL, from the exons ATGGACGAGGACTTCAAAAGCAGGCCTTCGTGCGCCTACCAGCAAG ccggcggcagcagcaagagGAGCACGGTGTCGGAAGAACCAGCCGCCATGTCTCTGTGGGCAAAGGCGCAGCATCTGGGCGAAGAGGCGCTGCAGCAGGTGCGCGCTGCCTATGGTGACCACTTCCCCATCGAAGTGCGCCACTTCCTCGCTGGATGGCTGGAAGAAAAAATGTGGCCGGGCTTTGATCCAGAGAACCCCAGCTATGAGCACTTCGCCGCTGAGCTCGTGCAGACCATGATCATCGAGCTGGAAAACAAGGCGAGCGCTATGGCCAACACGGATGAGCTCTTCCTCGTCAAGATGAAACTCAACGATGCCATCAACATGTTCAAg ACCCGGTATGCCAACAACAACCTCGCGTTGGTGCGCATAATTAAGCACTGCCTATCATCAGATTTGAAAATAGTCCAACAGTACGAATCC ACATGGAATTCTGCGGGCACCTCAGCTGGTGACTCTAATCCTTCGTCGATGCCACAGGCGAGTGCTTCGCGCATGATGGAGCACCAACAGCAACACATCCAACCACAACAACAGCCACAGATGATGCATAATTTGGGCAGCGCCCTTGAGGCCACCAATGCTGAGATCACTACGCAAATCGAGTACCTGCGCTCGCGGACGCAGAAGACCGCTGAAGATTGCCGGCACatcgagcagcagcaggaatcGTTCGCAATAAAGTACCACGAATGCACGAAAGTAAACG CACAACTGCAGCACCTTGCAACCCAGCCGCGCACGCCGACTACTGCGGCCGCGGTGGCAAAATGGACGGAGCAGAAGGAGATGCTGGAAGCCATGTTGAGCCAGTTTGTGGCCAGCGTGCTGCAAATGCGCATTCAGCTGATTGACAAGCTCAAGGAGACGACTAGCCTGCTAAACGCGCTGCAGACGCGTGTGCTGGATGAAGAGCTGATACAGTGGAAGCGGGAGCAGCAGTTGGCCGGCAACGGCGCATCGCATGTGCAAACCAACCTTGACAGCATCCAGGACTGGTGCGACGCCCTGGCTGAGCTTGTCTGGGCCAACCGCCAACAAGTAAAGGAGGCCCAGCGGCTCATGTCAAAACTGAACCTCGAGCCATCTGGCTTGTCCGACCTACTGACACCCCTATTGAGCCAGGTCACACAAATGCTCTCTTCGCTGGTCACCAG CACGTTTATCATCGAAAAGCAGCCGCCACAAGTGATGAAAACGAACACTCGTTTCTCCTCAACGGTTAGACTGTTGGTTGGCGGCAAGTTGAACGTGCACATGAACCCGCCGCAG GTGAAGGTGTCCATTATCTCGGAGAGCCAGGCCAACTCGCTGCTCAAAAATGACAAGAATGTAAAAGGAGACTCAAGCGGCGAAATCCTTAACAGCACCGGCTCCATGGAGTACCACCAGGCTACTCGTCAGCTCTCTGTCAGCTTCCG CAACATGCAGTTGAAAAAGATCAAACGCGCTGAGAAGAAAGGCACCGAATCGGTGATGGATGAGAAATTCGCTCTGCTGTTCCAGTCGCAGTTTAACGTTGGAGGCGGCGAGCTCGTGTTCCAA GTGTGGACGCTCTCTCTGCCCGTGGTGGTGATCGTGCACGGCAACCAGGAGCCACACGCCTGGGCCACAGTCACCTGGGACAACGCGTTCGCTGAGCCTGGTCGCCCCCCGTTTACTGTGCCTGAGAAGGTGCCGTGGCATGCGGTCGCAGAGGCGCTCAACATGAAGTTCAAGTCCTCCACAGGCAGGGCCCTCACCGATGACAACCTCCGCTTCTTGGGCGAGAAGGCCTTTAGAGCGGGCAACTCAAATATCCAGGACTACAGCTCTATGCTGCTCACGTGGGCCCAGTTCTGTAAGGAGCCGCTGCAGGAGAGGAACTTCACCTTCTGGGAGTGGTTCTACTCGGTGATGAAAGTCACCCGGGAACATCTGCGTAGTCCCTGGACCGATGG ATCAATCCTCGGCTTCGTGCGCAAGAAGCAGGCAGAGGAAATGATCTCAAGCTGCCCGCTGGGAACCTTTTTGCTGCGCTTCTCTGACTCCGAGCTGGGCGGCGTGGTCATCGCCTGGTATG GCAACCAGGGCAACGGTCCAGCCGTCAGTATGTTGCATCCGTTCACCAGCAAGGACTTTGCCATCCGAAGCCTGGGCGACCGGCTTTCTGACCTGCAGTATCTTACGACGCTGTACCCCGACACACCAAAGGACACTGCATTCAGCAAATACTACAACCCCTTCAGAG ACAACCAGCCTCCCCAGAAGAACGGTTACGTGATGCCTGTGCTTGTGACCCACGTGCCAGG CATGCCTCGTTTTTCCAGATGGGATAGGTTGCCGAACAGCATGCCCAGCTACCCATCGACGCCGCAGAACATGTTCCAGCCCCAGTCGCCGGAGGGCAGTGTGAGAGACACTCCATCCGTGGTCAGCGGCGTTGAGACTACGGCCAG CGGTATGTCGACTGTAATGGAGCTGTGA
- the Stat92E gene encoding signal transducer and activator of transcription 5B isoform X2, which yields MDEDFKSRPSCAYQQAGGSSKRSTVSEEPAAMSLWAKAQHLGEEALQQVRAAYGDHFPIEVRHFLAGWLEEKMWPGFDPENPSYEHFAAELVQTMIIELENKASAMANTDELFLVKMKLNDAINMFKTRYANNNLALVRIIKHCLSSDLKIVQQYESTWNSAGTSAGDSNPSSMPQASASRMMEHQQQHIQPQQQPQMMHNLGSALEATNAEITTQIEYLRSRTQKTAEDCRHIEQQQESFAIKYHECTKVNAQLQHLATQPRTPTTAAAVAKWTEQKEMLEAMLSQFVASVLQMRIQLIDKLKETTSLLNALQTRVLDEELIQWKREQQLAGNGASHVQTNLDSIQDWCDALAELVWANRQQVKEAQRLMSKLNLEPSGLSDLLTPLLSQVTQMLSSLVTSTFIIEKQPPQVMKTNTRFSSTVRLLVGGKLNVHMNPPQVKVSIISESQANSLLKNDKNVKGDSSGEILNSTGSMEYHQATRQLSVSFRNMQLKKIKRAEKKGTESVMDEKFALLFQSQFNVGGGELVFQVWTLSLPVVVIVHGNQEPHAWATVTWDNAFAEPGRPPFTVPEKVPWHAVAEALNMKFKSSTGRALTDDNLRFLGEKAFRAGNSNIQDYSSMLLTWAQFCKEPLQERNFTFWEWFYSVMKVTREHLRSPWTDGSILGFVRKKQAEEMISSCPLGTFLLRFSDSELGGVVIAWYGNQGNGPAVSMLHPFTSKDFAIRSLGDRLSDLQYLTTLYPDTPKDTAFSKYYNPFRDNQPPQKNGYVMPVLVTHVPGWDRLPNSMPSYPSTPQNMFQPQSPEGSVRDTPSVVSGVETTASYLSAEYEYDYMGQDLSAMDENAPIDLNSFNFSDFMPQNYKQE from the exons ATGGACGAGGACTTCAAAAGCAGGCCTTCGTGCGCCTACCAGCAAG ccggcggcagcagcaagagGAGCACGGTGTCGGAAGAACCAGCCGCCATGTCTCTGTGGGCAAAGGCGCAGCATCTGGGCGAAGAGGCGCTGCAGCAGGTGCGCGCTGCCTATGGTGACCACTTCCCCATCGAAGTGCGCCACTTCCTCGCTGGATGGCTGGAAGAAAAAATGTGGCCGGGCTTTGATCCAGAGAACCCCAGCTATGAGCACTTCGCCGCTGAGCTCGTGCAGACCATGATCATCGAGCTGGAAAACAAGGCGAGCGCTATGGCCAACACGGATGAGCTCTTCCTCGTCAAGATGAAACTCAACGATGCCATCAACATGTTCAAg ACCCGGTATGCCAACAACAACCTCGCGTTGGTGCGCATAATTAAGCACTGCCTATCATCAGATTTGAAAATAGTCCAACAGTACGAATCC ACATGGAATTCTGCGGGCACCTCAGCTGGTGACTCTAATCCTTCGTCGATGCCACAGGCGAGTGCTTCGCGCATGATGGAGCACCAACAGCAACACATCCAACCACAACAACAGCCACAGATGATGCATAATTTGGGCAGCGCCCTTGAGGCCACCAATGCTGAGATCACTACGCAAATCGAGTACCTGCGCTCGCGGACGCAGAAGACCGCTGAAGATTGCCGGCACatcgagcagcagcaggaatcGTTCGCAATAAAGTACCACGAATGCACGAAAGTAAACG CACAACTGCAGCACCTTGCAACCCAGCCGCGCACGCCGACTACTGCGGCCGCGGTGGCAAAATGGACGGAGCAGAAGGAGATGCTGGAAGCCATGTTGAGCCAGTTTGTGGCCAGCGTGCTGCAAATGCGCATTCAGCTGATTGACAAGCTCAAGGAGACGACTAGCCTGCTAAACGCGCTGCAGACGCGTGTGCTGGATGAAGAGCTGATACAGTGGAAGCGGGAGCAGCAGTTGGCCGGCAACGGCGCATCGCATGTGCAAACCAACCTTGACAGCATCCAGGACTGGTGCGACGCCCTGGCTGAGCTTGTCTGGGCCAACCGCCAACAAGTAAAGGAGGCCCAGCGGCTCATGTCAAAACTGAACCTCGAGCCATCTGGCTTGTCCGACCTACTGACACCCCTATTGAGCCAGGTCACACAAATGCTCTCTTCGCTGGTCACCAG CACGTTTATCATCGAAAAGCAGCCGCCACAAGTGATGAAAACGAACACTCGTTTCTCCTCAACGGTTAGACTGTTGGTTGGCGGCAAGTTGAACGTGCACATGAACCCGCCGCAG GTGAAGGTGTCCATTATCTCGGAGAGCCAGGCCAACTCGCTGCTCAAAAATGACAAGAATGTAAAAGGAGACTCAAGCGGCGAAATCCTTAACAGCACCGGCTCCATGGAGTACCACCAGGCTACTCGTCAGCTCTCTGTCAGCTTCCG CAACATGCAGTTGAAAAAGATCAAACGCGCTGAGAAGAAAGGCACCGAATCGGTGATGGATGAGAAATTCGCTCTGCTGTTCCAGTCGCAGTTTAACGTTGGAGGCGGCGAGCTCGTGTTCCAA GTGTGGACGCTCTCTCTGCCCGTGGTGGTGATCGTGCACGGCAACCAGGAGCCACACGCCTGGGCCACAGTCACCTGGGACAACGCGTTCGCTGAGCCTGGTCGCCCCCCGTTTACTGTGCCTGAGAAGGTGCCGTGGCATGCGGTCGCAGAGGCGCTCAACATGAAGTTCAAGTCCTCCACAGGCAGGGCCCTCACCGATGACAACCTCCGCTTCTTGGGCGAGAAGGCCTTTAGAGCGGGCAACTCAAATATCCAGGACTACAGCTCTATGCTGCTCACGTGGGCCCAGTTCTGTAAGGAGCCGCTGCAGGAGAGGAACTTCACCTTCTGGGAGTGGTTCTACTCGGTGATGAAAGTCACCCGGGAACATCTGCGTAGTCCCTGGACCGATGG ATCAATCCTCGGCTTCGTGCGCAAGAAGCAGGCAGAGGAAATGATCTCAAGCTGCCCGCTGGGAACCTTTTTGCTGCGCTTCTCTGACTCCGAGCTGGGCGGCGTGGTCATCGCCTGGTATG GCAACCAGGGCAACGGTCCAGCCGTCAGTATGTTGCATCCGTTCACCAGCAAGGACTTTGCCATCCGAAGCCTGGGCGACCGGCTTTCTGACCTGCAGTATCTTACGACGCTGTACCCCGACACACCAAAGGACACTGCATTCAGCAAATACTACAACCCCTTCAGAG ACAACCAGCCTCCCCAGAAGAACGGTTACGTGATGCCTGTGCTTGTGACCCACGTGCCAGG ATGGGATAGGTTGCCGAACAGCATGCCCAGCTACCCATCGACGCCGCAGAACATGTTCCAGCCCCAGTCGCCGGAGGGCAGTGTGAGAGACACTCCATCCGTGGTCAGCGGCGTTGAGACTACGGCCAG CTACTTGAGCGCCGAGTACGAGTACGATTACATGGGCCAAGACCTCTCCGCCATGGACGAGAACGCGCCCATTGACCTCAACAGCTTCAATTTCTCTGACTTCATGCCGCAAAACTACAAGCAAGAGTAA
- the Stat92E gene encoding signal transducer and activator of transcription 5B isoform X6 produces MDEDFKSRPSCAYQQAGGSSKRSTVSEEPAAMSLWAKAQHLGEEALQQVRAAYGDHFPIEVRHFLAGWLEEKMWPGFDPENPSYEHFAAELVQTMIIELENKASAMANTDELFLVKMKLNDAINMFKTRYANNNLALVRIIKHCLSSDLKIVQQYESTWNSAGTSAGDSNPSSMPQASASRMMEHQQQHIQPQQQPQMMHNLGSALEATNAEITTQIEYLRSRTQKTAEDCRHIEQQQESFAIKYHECTKVNAQLQHLATQPRTPTTAAAVAKWTEQKEMLEAMLSQFVASVLQMRIQLIDKLKETTSLLNALQTRVLDEELIQWKREQQLAGNGASHVQTNLDSIQDWCDALAELVWANRQQVKEAQRLMSKLNLEPSGLSDLLTPLLSQVTQMLSSLVTSTFIIEKQPPQVMKTNTRFSSTVRLLVGGKLNVHMNPPQVKVSIISESQANSLLKNDKNVKGDSSGEILNSTGSMEYHQATRQLSVSFRNMQLKKIKRAEKKGTESVMDEKFALLFQSQFNVGGGELVFQVWTLSLPVVVIVHGNQEPHAWATVTWDNAFAEPGRPPFTVPEKVPWHAVAEALNMKFKSSTGRALTDDNLRFLGEKAFRAGNSNIQDYSSMLLTWAQFCKEPLQERNFTFWEWFYSVMKVTREHLRSPWTDGSILGFVRKKQAEEMISSCPLGTFLLRFSDSELGGVVIAWYGNQGNGPAVSMLHPFTSKDFAIRSLGDRLSDLQYLTTLYPDTPKDTAFSKYYNPFRDNQPPQKNGYVMPVLVTHVPGWDRLPNSMPSYPSTPQNMFQPQSPEGSVRDTPSVVSGVETTASGMSTVMEL; encoded by the exons ATGGACGAGGACTTCAAAAGCAGGCCTTCGTGCGCCTACCAGCAAG ccggcggcagcagcaagagGAGCACGGTGTCGGAAGAACCAGCCGCCATGTCTCTGTGGGCAAAGGCGCAGCATCTGGGCGAAGAGGCGCTGCAGCAGGTGCGCGCTGCCTATGGTGACCACTTCCCCATCGAAGTGCGCCACTTCCTCGCTGGATGGCTGGAAGAAAAAATGTGGCCGGGCTTTGATCCAGAGAACCCCAGCTATGAGCACTTCGCCGCTGAGCTCGTGCAGACCATGATCATCGAGCTGGAAAACAAGGCGAGCGCTATGGCCAACACGGATGAGCTCTTCCTCGTCAAGATGAAACTCAACGATGCCATCAACATGTTCAAg ACCCGGTATGCCAACAACAACCTCGCGTTGGTGCGCATAATTAAGCACTGCCTATCATCAGATTTGAAAATAGTCCAACAGTACGAATCC ACATGGAATTCTGCGGGCACCTCAGCTGGTGACTCTAATCCTTCGTCGATGCCACAGGCGAGTGCTTCGCGCATGATGGAGCACCAACAGCAACACATCCAACCACAACAACAGCCACAGATGATGCATAATTTGGGCAGCGCCCTTGAGGCCACCAATGCTGAGATCACTACGCAAATCGAGTACCTGCGCTCGCGGACGCAGAAGACCGCTGAAGATTGCCGGCACatcgagcagcagcaggaatcGTTCGCAATAAAGTACCACGAATGCACGAAAGTAAACG CACAACTGCAGCACCTTGCAACCCAGCCGCGCACGCCGACTACTGCGGCCGCGGTGGCAAAATGGACGGAGCAGAAGGAGATGCTGGAAGCCATGTTGAGCCAGTTTGTGGCCAGCGTGCTGCAAATGCGCATTCAGCTGATTGACAAGCTCAAGGAGACGACTAGCCTGCTAAACGCGCTGCAGACGCGTGTGCTGGATGAAGAGCTGATACAGTGGAAGCGGGAGCAGCAGTTGGCCGGCAACGGCGCATCGCATGTGCAAACCAACCTTGACAGCATCCAGGACTGGTGCGACGCCCTGGCTGAGCTTGTCTGGGCCAACCGCCAACAAGTAAAGGAGGCCCAGCGGCTCATGTCAAAACTGAACCTCGAGCCATCTGGCTTGTCCGACCTACTGACACCCCTATTGAGCCAGGTCACACAAATGCTCTCTTCGCTGGTCACCAG CACGTTTATCATCGAAAAGCAGCCGCCACAAGTGATGAAAACGAACACTCGTTTCTCCTCAACGGTTAGACTGTTGGTTGGCGGCAAGTTGAACGTGCACATGAACCCGCCGCAG GTGAAGGTGTCCATTATCTCGGAGAGCCAGGCCAACTCGCTGCTCAAAAATGACAAGAATGTAAAAGGAGACTCAAGCGGCGAAATCCTTAACAGCACCGGCTCCATGGAGTACCACCAGGCTACTCGTCAGCTCTCTGTCAGCTTCCG CAACATGCAGTTGAAAAAGATCAAACGCGCTGAGAAGAAAGGCACCGAATCGGTGATGGATGAGAAATTCGCTCTGCTGTTCCAGTCGCAGTTTAACGTTGGAGGCGGCGAGCTCGTGTTCCAA GTGTGGACGCTCTCTCTGCCCGTGGTGGTGATCGTGCACGGCAACCAGGAGCCACACGCCTGGGCCACAGTCACCTGGGACAACGCGTTCGCTGAGCCTGGTCGCCCCCCGTTTACTGTGCCTGAGAAGGTGCCGTGGCATGCGGTCGCAGAGGCGCTCAACATGAAGTTCAAGTCCTCCACAGGCAGGGCCCTCACCGATGACAACCTCCGCTTCTTGGGCGAGAAGGCCTTTAGAGCGGGCAACTCAAATATCCAGGACTACAGCTCTATGCTGCTCACGTGGGCCCAGTTCTGTAAGGAGCCGCTGCAGGAGAGGAACTTCACCTTCTGGGAGTGGTTCTACTCGGTGATGAAAGTCACCCGGGAACATCTGCGTAGTCCCTGGACCGATGG ATCAATCCTCGGCTTCGTGCGCAAGAAGCAGGCAGAGGAAATGATCTCAAGCTGCCCGCTGGGAACCTTTTTGCTGCGCTTCTCTGACTCCGAGCTGGGCGGCGTGGTCATCGCCTGGTATG GCAACCAGGGCAACGGTCCAGCCGTCAGTATGTTGCATCCGTTCACCAGCAAGGACTTTGCCATCCGAAGCCTGGGCGACCGGCTTTCTGACCTGCAGTATCTTACGACGCTGTACCCCGACACACCAAAGGACACTGCATTCAGCAAATACTACAACCCCTTCAGAG ACAACCAGCCTCCCCAGAAGAACGGTTACGTGATGCCTGTGCTTGTGACCCACGTGCCAGG ATGGGATAGGTTGCCGAACAGCATGCCCAGCTACCCATCGACGCCGCAGAACATGTTCCAGCCCCAGTCGCCGGAGGGCAGTGTGAGAGACACTCCATCCGTGGTCAGCGGCGTTGAGACTACGGCCAG CGGTATGTCGACTGTAATGGAGCTGTGA
- the Stat92E gene encoding signal transducer and activator of transcription 5B isoform X3, with translation MDEDFKSRPSCAYQQAGGSSKRSTVSEEPAAMSLWAKAQHLGEEALQQVRAAYGDHFPIEVRHFLAGWLEEKMWPGFDPENPSYEHFAAELVQTMIIELENKASAMANTDELFLVKMKLNDAINMFKTRYANNNLALVRIIKHCLSSDLKIVQQYESASASRMMEHQQQHIQPQQQPQMMHNLGSALEATNAEITTQIEYLRSRTQKTAEDCRHIEQQQESFAIKYHECTKVNAQLQHLATQPRTPTTAAAVAKWTEQKEMLEAMLSQFVASVLQMRIQLIDKLKETTSLLNALQTRVLDEELIQWKREQQLAGNGASHVQTNLDSIQDWCDALAELVWANRQQVKEAQRLMSKLNLEPSGLSDLLTPLLSQVTQMLSSLVTSTFIIEKQPPQVMKTNTRFSSTVRLLVGGKLNVHMNPPQVKVSIISESQANSLLKNDKNVKGDSSGEILNSTGSMEYHQATRQLSVSFRNMQLKKIKRAEKKGTESVMDEKFALLFQSQFNVGGGELVFQVWTLSLPVVVIVHGNQEPHAWATVTWDNAFAEPGRPPFTVPEKVPWHAVAEALNMKFKSSTGRALTDDNLRFLGEKAFRAGNSNIQDYSSMLLTWAQFCKEPLQERNFTFWEWFYSVMKVTREHLRSPWTDGSILGFVRKKQAEEMISSCPLGTFLLRFSDSELGGVVIAWYGNQGNGPAVSMLHPFTSKDFAIRSLGDRLSDLQYLTTLYPDTPKDTAFSKYYNPFRDNQPPQKNGYVMPVLVTHVPGMPRFSRWDRLPNSMPSYPSTPQNMFQPQSPEGSVRDTPSVVSGVETTASYLSAEYEYDYMGQDLSAMDENAPIDLNSFNFSDFMPQNYKQE, from the exons ATGGACGAGGACTTCAAAAGCAGGCCTTCGTGCGCCTACCAGCAAG ccggcggcagcagcaagagGAGCACGGTGTCGGAAGAACCAGCCGCCATGTCTCTGTGGGCAAAGGCGCAGCATCTGGGCGAAGAGGCGCTGCAGCAGGTGCGCGCTGCCTATGGTGACCACTTCCCCATCGAAGTGCGCCACTTCCTCGCTGGATGGCTGGAAGAAAAAATGTGGCCGGGCTTTGATCCAGAGAACCCCAGCTATGAGCACTTCGCCGCTGAGCTCGTGCAGACCATGATCATCGAGCTGGAAAACAAGGCGAGCGCTATGGCCAACACGGATGAGCTCTTCCTCGTCAAGATGAAACTCAACGATGCCATCAACATGTTCAAg ACCCGGTATGCCAACAACAACCTCGCGTTGGTGCGCATAATTAAGCACTGCCTATCATCAGATTTGAAAATAGTCCAACAGTACGAATCC GCGAGTGCTTCGCGCATGATGGAGCACCAACAGCAACACATCCAACCACAACAACAGCCACAGATGATGCATAATTTGGGCAGCGCCCTTGAGGCCACCAATGCTGAGATCACTACGCAAATCGAGTACCTGCGCTCGCGGACGCAGAAGACCGCTGAAGATTGCCGGCACatcgagcagcagcaggaatcGTTCGCAATAAAGTACCACGAATGCACGAAAGTAAACG CACAACTGCAGCACCTTGCAACCCAGCCGCGCACGCCGACTACTGCGGCCGCGGTGGCAAAATGGACGGAGCAGAAGGAGATGCTGGAAGCCATGTTGAGCCAGTTTGTGGCCAGCGTGCTGCAAATGCGCATTCAGCTGATTGACAAGCTCAAGGAGACGACTAGCCTGCTAAACGCGCTGCAGACGCGTGTGCTGGATGAAGAGCTGATACAGTGGAAGCGGGAGCAGCAGTTGGCCGGCAACGGCGCATCGCATGTGCAAACCAACCTTGACAGCATCCAGGACTGGTGCGACGCCCTGGCTGAGCTTGTCTGGGCCAACCGCCAACAAGTAAAGGAGGCCCAGCGGCTCATGTCAAAACTGAACCTCGAGCCATCTGGCTTGTCCGACCTACTGACACCCCTATTGAGCCAGGTCACACAAATGCTCTCTTCGCTGGTCACCAG CACGTTTATCATCGAAAAGCAGCCGCCACAAGTGATGAAAACGAACACTCGTTTCTCCTCAACGGTTAGACTGTTGGTTGGCGGCAAGTTGAACGTGCACATGAACCCGCCGCAG GTGAAGGTGTCCATTATCTCGGAGAGCCAGGCCAACTCGCTGCTCAAAAATGACAAGAATGTAAAAGGAGACTCAAGCGGCGAAATCCTTAACAGCACCGGCTCCATGGAGTACCACCAGGCTACTCGTCAGCTCTCTGTCAGCTTCCG CAACATGCAGTTGAAAAAGATCAAACGCGCTGAGAAGAAAGGCACCGAATCGGTGATGGATGAGAAATTCGCTCTGCTGTTCCAGTCGCAGTTTAACGTTGGAGGCGGCGAGCTCGTGTTCCAA GTGTGGACGCTCTCTCTGCCCGTGGTGGTGATCGTGCACGGCAACCAGGAGCCACACGCCTGGGCCACAGTCACCTGGGACAACGCGTTCGCTGAGCCTGGTCGCCCCCCGTTTACTGTGCCTGAGAAGGTGCCGTGGCATGCGGTCGCAGAGGCGCTCAACATGAAGTTCAAGTCCTCCACAGGCAGGGCCCTCACCGATGACAACCTCCGCTTCTTGGGCGAGAAGGCCTTTAGAGCGGGCAACTCAAATATCCAGGACTACAGCTCTATGCTGCTCACGTGGGCCCAGTTCTGTAAGGAGCCGCTGCAGGAGAGGAACTTCACCTTCTGGGAGTGGTTCTACTCGGTGATGAAAGTCACCCGGGAACATCTGCGTAGTCCCTGGACCGATGG ATCAATCCTCGGCTTCGTGCGCAAGAAGCAGGCAGAGGAAATGATCTCAAGCTGCCCGCTGGGAACCTTTTTGCTGCGCTTCTCTGACTCCGAGCTGGGCGGCGTGGTCATCGCCTGGTATG GCAACCAGGGCAACGGTCCAGCCGTCAGTATGTTGCATCCGTTCACCAGCAAGGACTTTGCCATCCGAAGCCTGGGCGACCGGCTTTCTGACCTGCAGTATCTTACGACGCTGTACCCCGACACACCAAAGGACACTGCATTCAGCAAATACTACAACCCCTTCAGAG ACAACCAGCCTCCCCAGAAGAACGGTTACGTGATGCCTGTGCTTGTGACCCACGTGCCAGG CATGCCTCGTTTTTCCAGATGGGATAGGTTGCCGAACAGCATGCCCAGCTACCCATCGACGCCGCAGAACATGTTCCAGCCCCAGTCGCCGGAGGGCAGTGTGAGAGACACTCCATCCGTGGTCAGCGGCGTTGAGACTACGGCCAG CTACTTGAGCGCCGAGTACGAGTACGATTACATGGGCCAAGACCTCTCCGCCATGGACGAGAACGCGCCCATTGACCTCAACAGCTTCAATTTCTCTGACTTCATGCCGCAAAACTACAAGCAAGAGTAA